The genomic DNA TTGCTTTTGAGAAGTGTTGGCTACTGCACCGGGAAACTTCCAGAAATTGCTCTAAGCTAACGATACGCTAACTTTAATCATTTCCAAACTGCACGCAGACATAATGGTTTTCAATGAGCTcgtctgactctgggtaagtagaaaaaTGACTTAAATTTCTCGCCGTGTCCCTTTAAGCTAGCAAACATGCTAACACATAACTAGACACGCTAAAACGCGATACTGACAAAATGACCAAGCGAAGAGAAAAGATGCAACTAAAGAGCATGACTAGGAAATGGTAAAGTACTCCACTCCCACCAAAAGAAACTGAGATGGGCCCTTCACTGCTACACAACTTCATCCACTCTCAACATTAATAATAGTATCCTGATGATGCTAAGCTAGTGAATCCGTCCATTGTAACTCATTTGCTTTCCTCTTGTCTGGCGTACCTAGCCTTTATCCTAAATCTGATGGTAATGGGAAGTCCAGGTCCTTGCACTcgcttcccctctttctcttctttttttAAACTCCGTCTCCCTTCCAATGGCATCAAAGAGGAAAAGGGCCTAGCGTGTCGTTTCCACAGGATGTCCAGTCAGAGGGAAGAGGGCCCGTCAGTAATCCGTCACTGCCTCCCTGTTTACATAGCTGGGCCTACTTAGAAAAAGCAGGTCTGCTCAAGGGAACACTCCAATTCGCCTCGGTTGCAGACGCCCCCCTCCCCCGTATTTTTTGTATTCTTTTGGAATCTAGTCCCATTCCCCAGTGGCCCAGAGAGCTAGCCTGAAGAGGGGGAAGGTCACATTGTATGAGATAGGATCTGTCTTTTTCAAAAAGCCTGAGGGAACTGAAGTCCCGccacagatggaggagagaggacaatgaCGAATGACCtttacccccctcccccccagggCAGTAGAACAATATTAGTCAAGAGTAAATAACACACTCCCTTGGATGATGCAATACTTCCTCCTCTTTTTGAAAGGTCCGGTGTGACTGGTGAGATTTGGAAAGACTGTTGGAATGTCTCCCTTTGGTGCttgcagggggggggggggtttaacaAGGGTGCAGGAGGCTCAACCGCCTCACACTACGCGTGTGTGTTGTCTCACCCATCAGGGTCTTTTTGAATGGGCTGCTGGTGACCAGACTATCCACTCTGTAGTGTCGATGAGGTCGAGGGTAGTTTTAGAATCGCCAGCTGCCGCGAGTTCCATTCCTGTGTCTGGTCTGGAAGCTAAATTGATAATTCGCTCAGCCACAAATACACCCCTCCCCAACCACAGAAATCATTCCGAGCACaagaacacacatgcacacacacttacaaatATATCCCTTacatatgcgcacacacacaaacccactcCCAATTAGACCCTGGTGCACACATCCCCCAACCGGCCCCACAGTAATCACACTTTGCACACACACAGCTCCTACCATTTGGCTTTTCCTGTGCTCTAGGGCACAGTGGCTAGTAGCTGGCTTGTGTATGTGCTTGTGCATTTGTGTGTTACTTTGTAATTACCTCAAAGGGCTCCTGCCCCCCGCCAGATGCAGCCCCTTGCCTTAATCTCCAGTCTttattcacctccattcacccccAAAGCAAGAGATGATGAAAATCTCCAAACAAGGCAGAGGTATGTCTTTGAAATCAGAGGCTGCGCCACACACATCTCACATCTTCCCCCAATCAACACGCCTGGTGGACTTCCGTGGCTTTTGTGATGAACATGGGCAATTTAGCCCTTTCACATTCCATAGGTCTTGCGCTATTAGTGCTCAGGAGCATTTCTTTCTTCCtcttattttttccccctcaagcCCCGCTGTTGGGAGTAAATATCTGAACACGGTCTGTGTTTGTAATCATCTCCATCAGACAGGGGCCCCGGTTCGCCTCCTAAAGAACATTTCTCAACCCTAACCAAGCTCTTGGCATTGCCCAAGGAAGGGATGCCACTTTTAGCTTTGGTCGGGCTCACTGAAGCCCTCTATTTTTTATAGCAAGTGGCTGGGGGTCCAATAAACGTAGGACTGAGAAACCAGAAACCGTCCAAAGTGAATGGGAGTGGACTAGAGGTGGTGCTCTCATTTTGATATCATATGCTGTGGCCGGACTCCCCCTTGTCCGATTACCGCAGTCTAGCGGTCCTCTGGCACGCGCCTTGGCAGCGGTAAGGAGAACTGGGGAACCGAGTTAGCTCGAAAGCACACCGCCACATGAAAGAGGTGCCCCGCGCCGGCCTCAGCTAGTGACGCAATCGACCACACTTCTGATCTTGCTCAACGCTAAAGGGGCTGTAAGTCTCCTAGCTGGAATTAATTTAACCTACCCCCAATATAAAAGGGAGACTTCAGAACAGTTTTTCCCACTCTTTTGTTCTTGAAGGAATCATTTTTTGGGAGGCATGGGGGGTTGTTCGTTAATTACATACAGAAGTAGGGAGATTTTGACTCTGAGCCATGACATGCTTTTACCTTAGCAATGGCCCATTGAGCGCATGCCATGTGCAGGTCGGTTTGTTGGTCTCTGTGTAAAGGGCCGATGGGAGTCGTTATCTCTCACCCACTGGAGAAAGACTCCCCCTCCTTCTGCATTTCCTGGGCCGTTTGGACCATTGTAATTGCTTCAGACTGGCTGTCAGATTTTTTTTGGCATTTCTTTGGCTCCAAAATGTGTGGTATCGTTCATTACATCGCTAAGCCAAAATGTCTCAATGTTTTGTGGAACATATTTGGTCCACTAAGGCCAGACAAAATTGAGTCACTGTTTAACggtgagcaaaaaaaaaaaaaaatatatatatatatatatatatatatatatttttttttttatatatatataccgttgaagtcagaagtttaaatacacttaggttggagtcattaactagttttccaaccactccacaaatgtcttgttaacaaactatagttttgccaagtcgtttaggacatctactttgtgcatgacacaagtcatttttcaaacaattgtttacagacagattatttcacttataattcactgtatcacaattccagtgggtcagaagttttacatacacgaagttgactgtgcctttaaatagctttgAAAATGccagaaaattgtcatggctttagaagcttctgataggctaattgacataatttgagtcaattggaggtgtacctgtggatgtatttcaaggcctaccttcaaactcagtgcctcattgcttgacgacatgggaaaataaaataaaaatcagccaagacctccacaaaaaagaaaattgtagacctccacaagtctggttcatccttgggagcaatttccaaatgcctgaaggtactacattcatctgtataaacagtggtacacaagtataaacacaatgggaccacgcagccatcataccgcttaGGAAATAGACGCgctttgtctcctagagatgaacctactttggtgggaaaagtgcaaatcaatcccagaacagcaaaggaccttgtgaagatgctggaggaaacgggtacaaaagtatcttatgtccacagtaaaacgagtcctatatagacataacctgaaaggtctcTCAGCAAGGAAGTAGCCACTGCtataaaaccgccataaaaaaagccagactacgtttgcaactgcacatggggccaAAGATCATACTtgttggagaaatatcctctggtctgatgaaacaaaaatagaactgtttggccataatgactcgtcatgtttagaggaaaaagggggaggcttgcaagccgaagaacaccatcccaaccttgaagcacgggggtggcagcatcatgttgtgtggatgctttgctgcaggagggactggtgcacttcacaaaatagatgacatcatgagacaggaaaattatgtggatatattgaagcaacatcaagacatcagtcaggaagttaaagctgtgttttcactcaaaatctcacgatacatggccccattcattctttcctttgcacggatcagtcgtcctggtccctttgcagaataACAGCCCcaaatgatgtttccacccccatgcttcacagtaggtatggtgttctttgggtgcaactcagcattctttgtcctccaaacaagaTGAGTtgtgtttttaccaaaaagttatattttggtttcatctgaccatatgacattctcccaatcttcttttgGATCAtcaaaatgctctctagcaaacttcagacgggcctggacatgtactggcttaagcagggggacacgtctggcactgcaggatttgagtccctggcggcgtagtgtgttactgatggtaggctttgttactttggtccaagttcaaacaggtgcagttaatacaggtaacgagtggaggacagatgagcctcttaaagaagaagttacaggtctgtgagagccagaaatcttgcttgtttgtaggtgaccaaatacttattttccaccataatattgaaaataaattcataaatcctacaatgtgattttctggattttttctttctcattttgtctgtcatagttgaagtgtacctatgatgaaaattacaggcctctctcatctttttaagtgggagaacttgcacaattggtggctgacaatacttttttgccccactgtatatacacagacacacacacagttgaatatatatatatatatatacacatatacacacacacccacacagagttGAAGTCGAACATTTTctacaccatatatatatatatatatgtatacattcCCCCAAAATAATAATTAACACTAGGTGGATAAAGAATAACAGTACTTTACCACATTGTCCTCGGCTATATGGACAATCGGATAAATATTCAATTTCAGACTGATtttcagattattattattaatacacAAATTAACATTAATGAACATTATTCAAAGATTATTGCATTCTGTTATACATCCTATCATATTCCCAAAAAATCTAAAGTAATGTATGAATGTATTATCAGTTCATTAATCTTAATTGTATAGCCTAACAAATTAAAGAATGACTGACAATAAATAATTAATCAAATTAAAATGTTGGTGCATAATAATGAGTTAATTACCCGAATGCACCTCTATAGCCTAGGCGTTAACAAAATCTTAATACAACCATGATTAGGCCTCTCATAGACTAGGCCTTGTAGAAAGGGGGGCAATCAAATTAGGTCTGCCAAATGAATGTAGCATTGGAAAAAAACACATAAATCCAGCCATAGAGTATAAGCTTTAATCATCCACAAAAAATATTGTTTATAACATGTACAATTAGAAGCATCAATTCATATAGAGCAAGCGTGACTAAGTTTGAGCCCAGTTACTTTGCTCACTGCATCCTCCTTCGATTGTCTCGATTGTCTCGTTTGGCTGCCACACAAATCCCCCACCTCCTGATCTGCACGAACTGTGTGTGTGCCACTGGCGATGCACTTTGCTGGACGTGCAAGCTGTTCTTAGCTGCGCATTATCACTTCAAACGCATTCCGTCGTGGTGTTATCAGTTGGCCAACTACTACTGGTAGTACCCGCAAAATGTAAGTTATGAATCGCAAATCACCATAGAGCCGACACTTCGATTTCATCAATCAGTTTGATTTCAATTTGGTTGTCTAAAATACTATCAGCTTGCACTGCGTCTTTGCTTATGAATGCCCTGATCTCTGGCCAGTCAATTGGTTAAATTACATTGTTTTTTTTCTATGAATCGCTTCTAATAGATCTGAAAATGATGCAATAACCATGAATTTAACCGACTGTTTATAATGAGGGACGTCCCACGTTTAACCTGGACACAAATAGTAGGAAATTGCGCTGACTTCAACatgagagcaggagagagaaatgaAACATCTGCACGTCGCCTGCAGGTGTTTGTTTCAGTGTCCAATCCGAGGCTCGAACATGATCTGAGGCTGGTTGGTCTCCTGGGCATCAACTTGGAAAATCCTCAAGGGAGAGCCGCATATATTGCCCAAAAAAATAACACATCAGATTTGATTTTTTCTGGTGTGGAGAAAAGTGTCTGTTAACGTTGCCCTAAATAGTGCGTGTTGAGTTAGCGTAGCCAAACACAATGTGCCAGAAAGCAGTGATGTTTTCAAGTGGTAAGCTTGGTCTAATATTACTCCCATGTAGTcatgggtcatgttcattagacacCAAGCAGAAGAAAACAGACCATACCGGTATGGTCTATCTGAaactgtccaataagaaatgctacTTTTCAGTTGCAAAACATTGTCTGTTGCGTaccctaatgaacaggaccctgtCCTGACTTGTGTTTGGTTTGGTCATGTCTCTCAGAATGCCACCGACAGCTCATCCAACTCCTCCCACTCCCAGAAGAAGGAGCCTCTGCAGCTGCAGACCCTGGCCCCGCCCAGCTTCTGCGAGCCCCGCCGGCACCACTGCATCCTGGGTCACTTCTACGACCAGCACCGACACTCGGACCACTACTTCCTGGATCAGGTGGGTGGCTTGGGGACGACGGTGGCGAAGGTGGGTCACCAAAACTTTGATCttggaaaaaaaaaacatgcactGGAGCTAGAGGGTTGTGGCTATATTCTTTACTACCATGGGTAggtgggagggacagagggaatgAGTGTTCTTGAAGCATAAACTATGGTGCTAGAGTGATGATGTATTTCAAGTTGGGCCTGGAAGTTGACTGCTTGTTGGAAGACATGTTTTGTAGTTTGTAGACTGGCCTGTGTAGTTGTCATTTTTTTTGCTCTCCTTTATCTCTGCAGTCGGTTCCCATGTTCCCACGCCACGTCAGCTtccaggtggaggaggaggaggaggagattgtGCGCATCAACCCTCGCGAGCGGACCTGGCTGACTGGGTACGAGGACTACCGGCACGCCACCGCCGCGCGCGACAAGCTCATCCAGCACCCCGAGGACGCCGACGCCTACGTGCACTTCGCCAAGAGTGAGCCGCCCAAGCACGACTACACCTACCCTAACCCCCTGGGCCTTGATCCCTACCAGCACGCAAGGGACCCCAAGATAGGCTGCGTGGACCGACTAGGTGGGGGTGGCCTTATCGGGGGACACAGGGCAGTGGTCACAGCCCAACCCCGCACTCTCCAGCTCAAGGGCAAGCGGCGGAAGGAAGACGGCGAGCGCTCGCGCTGCGTCTACTGCCGGGACATGTTCAACCACGAGGAGAACAGGCGCGGGCGGTGCCAGGAGGCGCCGGACCCCATCCAGACGTGCATCCACCGGGTCAGCTTCATGTGGTGCGCGGACAGCCTGCTCTACCACTGCATGTCGGACCCGGAGGGCGACTACTCGGACCCGTGCTCGTGCGACACCAGCGACGAGCGCTTCTGCCTGCGCTGGCTGGCCCTGGTTGGGCTGTCGCTGCTGGCCCCCTGCATGTGCTGCTACGCCCCCCTTCGCACCTGCTACCGCTGCGGGGTGGCTTGCCACTGCTGTGGGGGCAAGCACAAAGCCGTGGGCTGAGGGCCGGGAGGTgccagcagagagggggagtagaaCAGAGACACATGGAAGGGACTGGACCAGAAGAGGGTGGCCCCGCTATtcttttgttttgtgtttttgttttcgCTGTTGCTTCTCTCAGTCAAATTCCAGATGGGAAAACAATTGGCTTGTCCCGATTCTTTTGGAAATGGAAGTTTCTCTCGGTGGAAAGAAAGATAAAAAATAAGTttcctattgtttttatttttgttcgttttttttttttataggggTACCCTGCCTACGGCTTCCACGTCCTTGCATTACAAAGACTAAAATAATGAATAttcatttatatataaatatatataaacaggTACTTTATATTTTTACACTCATGTGTTTTAAAGGCTTGAATATTTTTCTTTTTCTCCGTGTTTTGTGTGAGGTCAGTGTGAGCGTTGTTTTCTGAGGGGGGCTCTCGCTTTGTGTTCCCCTCGCCATGGCTCACCACCAATCACAGATCAAGCTGGTTCCCGCCTGTAAAGCAGAGGCACTTAAATCAAGTGTGTGTCCTAAATGGTACCTTATTCcttataaagtgcactacttttgatcataGCCCAATGGGCCCTCGTCTAatgtagtgcaatatataggTAATAGAGTGCCATGTGGGATGCAGCCCAACTGTGATCACGTCTGCCCCTCCCCTGCCAATGAAACAAAAGGCAAACGTTTAACCAGTGTTTCCTTGTTCTGCACCTTGACTACTCCtgacctagcctggtctcagagctGTGCTGTTTTGTCAACTCCTATGGTTGTCAATGGCCTTAGGAGTTGACTATACAGCACAATTAGACCTGGGGCCAGGAAGGTACCTGACTATGCACATTTTTAAAACCAAATTCAACCTAATGTCAGTGGAGAGACACCTGGAAAAAAACATGAAAGTACCATTCTACTGCTCAGTCAAGTTAGACTGAATGTATTGTGGATTTGGCCCAGAACAAAATATCAAATGGGTCAGGGGTACTTGAGTATTGGATGGGGAACCTCTGCTTTAGACacttaatctgtgtgtgtgtcttcctttGTGCAATGGTCTGGAAAATGGAATGGTCAGCAATGTATCCCTGATTGCTATTGTTGTGACATCAACTAAAAGCCAAAATGACAAAATAAGCTGCAGCATTTAAATAGAGTATCTAAATTAGTCATTTTTTGAAGATAATAATCCTCAATCAACCGTTTTATTACAGTGGGGGAGGAGAACTCGAGCCTTAGGTGACTTTTTATTCCGTTTTGATGCTTGATGTTGATCTTTTGatatagtttttatttatttgcctTGCTAAATTTAGACACCAGCCTAGGGGACTGGGGGGTTAAGAGGAAGGGAACTGTCCTATTGCAAACTAAACACAGccaagaggggaagaggaggttTTTTTTGCCACCTTTTGAGATGGATGATGTCGTTGTCCACTACAATGTCAATGGTGCTTTCTCTAGTGTTTCTTTTCTTTTGTCTTTCAAAAGGATACTCGGCGTTTCCCTGACAGTTTGTCTCGTTATCTTTAGAGTTTTGCTCAACTTTAGCTCGAGAGAAAGACCGTTTTGATCTTGTTGCTCATCTTTCCCCACTCCCTTCGAAGGGTATATGATTGTGGGTTTCTCCAACGAAGGGGCCCAcgagcacacctgattcaactaatcgcCTAATCGTGTTCTTCAGTCTATACCACAATTAGCTGACACGGGTGCGTTACTGCAGGGTTGGAACAAAAGGCTGCACACCCAGGAGCACTCCAAGACCAGAGTTGTGGAAGAAGGGTTTTTATCTATTGTTCTGTAGTCCAATAAATCCCACTTCGTGGTCTGTTACTCGGTATTATATTACAGCCAATGGCAAGGGAGAAGGCTGTCTTGTCAGCCAATCACATCAGTCAGGCAGGTGGTGTCAAAATGTATACAAAAATAAAATGGAcgctacagtatgtatgtatgtatgtattgaaaCAAACTAGCCTCAAATTTAAATCACCCTGTAACCTCGTCGGAGGAACATTGTTTGATCTATCTCTGTATGAAGCACAACACTAATCAGAAAAACCTTATGAACAAAATGCGCAAATTGCTGTGAAGTACCCAATCTCGAGTCGCATCAATGTGGTAGAAAAGACATCTTATGCGATCGATCCCAGTCATACATGAACTAATCGTCATAACCATTCAAGTACCAAGCAATGTCTGGGGTTAAATGGGCGACAGTACCATGGCATTACGGATTCTGTACAAAAGCTGTCGTTGTGTCCATGTCtttctctgtactctctctctgcctttcttccttcctttttttcctgctgtgtgttcctgtttgTCAGCTTTGCAATACTGTTGCCATTCATTGTAGAGAAGATCCTAGTTTTATTTTTCTATCTGTGGTAAAAGAAAAGTTAACCAAAAGCAGTTTGTCTGTTTTGGTGCGGTGTCTAATTCCTGCACACATTTAACTATTAAAGGAAAGTGCCTGAAGCATCCTCTTCAtctatctcatatatatatatatatatatatatatatatatatatatatatatatacatatacttagtcttttttattttaatgtttaaaaaaaagttaaattgattgtctttttttaatttttacaATCTGCATTTTTACCTCTGTAAAAAAAAAGCTCAAATATATATATCAAGTGTATGATGTACATTTTAAGTTATATTTTTGTATTGTTTCTAATATGATCGTCACGACTCTATGCTTTTAAAAAGAAAAAATGAGAAACGAGAAATTAACATCTGTATAAATGCCAATACATCATATGGAAACTAACAGAAGCATGGCCTGGATAGTAAGTatttttccgtgtgtgtgtgtgtgtgcgtgtgttcattTCCACTGTGTTTTACAGAGACATGGTTTTTGAGAGATTAAACCATGTTACAGTGGCATCTCACACAGCCTGAACATTTATCCCGTATACATAGCATCCATATAGAATTCCTATAGAACCTTTCAACAGTAGTTCAGGGTTGTAGCCCAGCATTTCCCTGTGTTGCGTCCGTTGTTTAGGAGCACTGGTGCGGGGGGGCTGATCGACCTCATGCTACTCTGCCCAGTACCATCCTGCTGCAACGCGGTAAATACATGGtcatggggggagagagaggttcagtTTGAACCTGGTCAGGtcatggggggagagagaggttcagtTTGAACCTGGTCAggtcatggggagagagaggttcagtTTGAACCTGGTCAGgtcatgggggagagagaggttcagtTTGAACCTGGTCAGgtcatgggggagagagaggttcagtTTGAACCTGGTTCATGGGGGAAAGGTTCAGTTTGAACCTGGTCAGGtcatggggggagagagaggttcagtTTGAGTATACGCATGTTCTTGATTAAAACACATCTCTAtcgtatgtgtttatcatagagGGAAAGACTGCAGCAGTCAGATCCTGCCTTTGCTCTAGAGTATCTTCTCCCCCCCCTTATCTGTCAAGACTGAAATATTTCCGTTAGGCGCTAGACAGTCTCGCAGAGCTGTACCGTGTTCCGCAAGTCTCGAAAATAATCTATAGAGGGCACAATGTTGTTTTGCTCTGTGGGTCTCTGTAAATGCATATGAAAGACAGTCAGAGCGAGAGAAAAAAAAATGGTCCCTGAAGGCCCTGGCCCGGCTACGGAACCCGGCGACTGCAAATAGTATCAAACTTCAACATGTGCAAACATTTAAGGCATACTTTATTCTAATGAGGtcacttttttttctctcccctgtTTTGAATCCGGGTTTGAAAGAAAGAACCAGCACTTAAAACGCCTGTTGTCATCTTCGCCTTTCTTATTTAAGGCTTGTGTACTGCGATGTCATAGCCTGCCCCCTTAAAATAGTTTTATAGATTTACATTAACCTTCATCCAAAAACACTGTTTTAACATGTTTTGAAATGCATGTTACAGTATGATGATGGGAAGGAGTAGGCCTATAACTTGGTTCCCCGCAGAGAGGTTTTCAGCACCGTTGAGCACGTGGTTGTTTCCGTCAAAATGGCACCTTTTTTGTCAAGGTGTGTGCATTACCATGCAAGCAAGTGTGATTGGAGAGACACTCTAAGCTTAGATAGCTAGCAATGAACATAGGCTAAATTAAGTTTATCACAAACATGAAAATGTTTGCCAATTTATAACTCTGTAAGCGTTCTCTGACTCAACTGGACTACACAACCATTATTTTTTGAGGTGAGTGCTAGCAAGGTTGGTCAGTGTGACTGCTAACAAGTTTACTAGCAAGCTAGCTTTGAGTGGATGTCAAGAATAACTTATATTTAGCAGTAAACCTGTTACAGGTTTTTGTCAATGTCTGCTGTGAATTGCTAGCTAGCTCGCTCATCAATCAGTAGCTATAGCTGTTCAGTCAAAAACTTCTTCTTAAAAGTGTTATATTTTAGAGAGGGGGAAAACAGGAGACATTTTGAgaaggtagactagtggttagagcgttgggccagtaaccgaaaggttgctagatcgaatctccgagctgacatggtaaaaacatgtcattctgcccctgaacaaggcagttaacccactgttcctaggccgtcattgtaaataaga from Oncorhynchus keta strain PuntledgeMale-10-30-2019 chromosome 10, Oket_V2, whole genome shotgun sequence includes the following:
- the spred2a gene encoding sprouty-related, EVH1 domain-containing protein 2 isoform X3, which translates into the protein MTEETHPDDDSYIVRVKAVVMTRDDSSGGWLAQDGGCLSRVGVCKVLSAELLGRSSFLIHGERLKDKQVILECFLKRDLVYTKATPTFHHWKVDNKKCGLTFQSPADARAFDRGVRKAMEDLTEGSTTSSSTIQNEAELGDDDVFTNATDSSSNSSHSQKKEPLQLQTLAPPSFCEPRRHHCILGHFYDQHRHSDHYFLDQVGGLGTTVAKSVPMFPRHVSFQVEEEEEEIVRINPRERTWLTGYEDYRHATAARDKLIQHPEDADAYVHFAKSEPPKHDYTYPNPLGLDPYQHARDPKIGCVDRLGGGGLIGGHRAVVTAQPRTLQLKGKRRKEDGERSRCVYCRDMFNHEENRRGRCQEAPDPIQTCIHRVSFMWCADSLLYHCMSDPEGDYSDPCSCDTSDERFCLRWLALVGLSLLAPCMCCYAPLRTCYRCGVACHCCGGKHKAVG
- the spred2a gene encoding sprouty-related, EVH1 domain-containing protein 2 isoform X1, translated to MTEETHPDDDSYIVRVKAVVMTRDDSSGGWLAQDGGCLSRVGVCKVLSAELLGRSSFLIHGERLKDKQVILECFLKRDLVYTKATPTFHHWKVDNKKCGLTFQSPADARAFDRGVRKAMEDLTEGTGGEGEDYEGCISMLLNGSTTSSSTIQNEAELGDDDVFTNATDSSSNSSHSQKKEPLQLQTLAPPSFCEPRRHHCILGHFYDQHRHSDHYFLDQVGGLGTTVAKSVPMFPRHVSFQVEEEEEEIVRINPRERTWLTGYEDYRHATAARDKLIQHPEDADAYVHFAKSEPPKHDYTYPNPLGLDPYQHARDPKIGCVDRLGGGGLIGGHRAVVTAQPRTLQLKGKRRKEDGERSRCVYCRDMFNHEENRRGRCQEAPDPIQTCIHRVSFMWCADSLLYHCMSDPEGDYSDPCSCDTSDERFCLRWLALVGLSLLAPCMCCYAPLRTCYRCGVACHCCGGKHKAVG
- the spred2a gene encoding sprouty-related, EVH1 domain-containing protein 2 isoform X2 translates to MTEETHPDDDSYIVRVKAVVMTRDDSSGGWLAQDGGCLSRVGVCKVLSAELLGRSSFLIHGERLKDKQVILECFLKRDLVYTKATPTFHHWKVDNKKCGLTFQSPADARAFDRGVRKAMEDLTEGTGGEGEDYEGCISMLLNGSTTSSSTIQNEAELGDDDVFTNATDSSSNSSHSQKKEPLQLQTLAPPSFCEPRRHHCILGHFYDQHRHSDHYFLDQSVPMFPRHVSFQVEEEEEEIVRINPRERTWLTGYEDYRHATAARDKLIQHPEDADAYVHFAKSEPPKHDYTYPNPLGLDPYQHARDPKIGCVDRLGGGGLIGGHRAVVTAQPRTLQLKGKRRKEDGERSRCVYCRDMFNHEENRRGRCQEAPDPIQTCIHRVSFMWCADSLLYHCMSDPEGDYSDPCSCDTSDERFCLRWLALVGLSLLAPCMCCYAPLRTCYRCGVACHCCGGKHKAVG
- the spred2a gene encoding sprouty-related, EVH1 domain-containing protein 2 isoform X4, coding for MTEETHPDDDSYIVRVKAVVMTRDDSSGGWLAQDGGCLSRVGVCKVLSAELLGRSSFLIHGERLKDKQVILECFLKRDLVYTKATPTFHHWKVDNKKCGLTFQSPADARAFDRGVRKAMEDLTEGSTTSSSTIQNEAELGDDDVFTNATDSSSNSSHSQKKEPLQLQTLAPPSFCEPRRHHCILGHFYDQHRHSDHYFLDQSVPMFPRHVSFQVEEEEEEIVRINPRERTWLTGYEDYRHATAARDKLIQHPEDADAYVHFAKSEPPKHDYTYPNPLGLDPYQHARDPKIGCVDRLGGGGLIGGHRAVVTAQPRTLQLKGKRRKEDGERSRCVYCRDMFNHEENRRGRCQEAPDPIQTCIHRVSFMWCADSLLYHCMSDPEGDYSDPCSCDTSDERFCLRWLALVGLSLLAPCMCCYAPLRTCYRCGVACHCCGGKHKAVG